From Thermomonas sp. XSG, one genomic window encodes:
- a CDS encoding heavy metal translocating P-type ATPase translates to MTDPLRIDIPLVLPEVTDAADRCVGRLLADLQAREGVSKAHVVAATEFTPPQLCVHYDPAVLTLPRIRQLVSAAGAQVAAQFGHATWQVGMPHARRARTLTEHLRSIPGVLDGAVGASGVARVEFDRTVSSEQAIRGELERLAGDSATTGAMAASRGAAAAAPAHGTHGTPNGHSDHPAHDERDAHDTTNTHDKGDAHGHSNGDGGFWSGTELRFALACGALLLIGFLLERFAAVPSWVPLAAYVGAYAFGGWFTAREAIDNLRMKRFEIDTLMLVAAAGAAALGEWAEGALLLFLFSFGHALEHYAMGRAKRAIEALAELAPRTATVRRGGALVDIPVEELALGDVVVVKPNSRLAADGFVVAGDSSIDQAPVTGESIPVDKRAVTNPAAARANPDGIDAVHRVFAGTINGSGVIDIEVTRKSSDSVLSKVVRMVSEAETEKSPTQRFTDRFERIFVPAVLVLAVLLLFAWVMVDEPFRDSFYRAMAVLVAASPCALAIATPSAVLSGIARAARGGVLVKGGGPLENLGSLSAIAFDKTGTLTEGKPRITDVVPVRGVDPAELLRVAVAVESLSDHPLARAIATDGRARLGGADVPPATDLENLIGRGVKAQLAGETVYIGKAEMFGTDGIAPLSDEMAAAIAALREQGRTSMVVRRGRDDLGAIGLMDTPREAARAALARLKAMGIRRMIMISGDHQKVAEAIAREVGLDEAWGDLMPQDKVEAIKKLRAEQKVAMVGDGVNDAPAMASATVGVVMGAAGSDVAMETADVALMADDLSNLPFAVGLSRKTRAIILQNVYVSLGIVAVLVPATIFGLGIGPAVAVHEGSTLLVVFNALRLLAYREAAR, encoded by the coding sequence ATGACCGACCCGCTTCGCATCGACATTCCCCTCGTCCTCCCCGAGGTGACCGACGCAGCCGATCGCTGTGTCGGCCGGCTGCTCGCCGACCTGCAGGCGCGAGAGGGCGTTTCTAAGGCGCACGTCGTTGCGGCGACCGAGTTCACGCCCCCGCAGCTGTGCGTGCATTACGACCCGGCGGTGCTGACGCTGCCGCGGATCCGTCAGCTGGTGAGCGCGGCGGGTGCACAGGTGGCGGCGCAGTTCGGGCATGCGACCTGGCAGGTTGGCATGCCGCACGCCCGACGGGCGCGCACCCTCACCGAGCACCTGCGGTCGATCCCGGGGGTGTTGGATGGTGCGGTCGGCGCGAGCGGCGTGGCGCGCGTGGAATTCGATCGAACCGTCAGTTCGGAGCAGGCCATTCGCGGTGAGCTCGAGCGCTTGGCGGGTGACAGTGCTACGACGGGTGCGATGGCAGCGAGTCGGGGTGCCGCGGCCGCCGCGCCCGCGCACGGCACGCACGGCACGCCGAACGGGCACTCCGATCATCCGGCGCACGATGAACGCGACGCGCACGACACGACCAATACGCACGACAAGGGCGACGCGCACGGCCATTCCAACGGCGACGGCGGCTTCTGGTCGGGAACGGAGTTGCGCTTTGCGCTAGCGTGCGGCGCGCTGCTCCTGATCGGCTTCCTGCTCGAGCGTTTCGCGGCGGTGCCGTCGTGGGTCCCGCTCGCCGCCTACGTCGGTGCCTATGCGTTCGGCGGCTGGTTCACGGCGCGCGAGGCGATCGACAACCTGCGCATGAAGCGGTTCGAGATCGACACGCTCATGCTCGTGGCGGCAGCGGGCGCAGCCGCGCTCGGCGAGTGGGCGGAGGGCGCCCTCCTGCTGTTTCTCTTCAGCTTCGGGCATGCCCTCGAGCATTACGCCATGGGGCGCGCGAAGCGGGCGATCGAGGCGCTGGCCGAACTCGCGCCGCGGACCGCGACCGTGCGGCGTGGCGGGGCCCTGGTCGACATCCCCGTGGAGGAGCTCGCGCTCGGCGACGTCGTGGTCGTCAAGCCCAATTCGCGCCTGGCGGCCGACGGCTTCGTCGTCGCCGGCGACAGCAGCATCGACCAGGCGCCGGTGACCGGCGAGAGCATCCCCGTCGACAAGCGCGCGGTGACCAACCCGGCGGCGGCCCGCGCGAATCCGGACGGCATCGACGCCGTGCACCGTGTCTTCGCCGGCACGATCAACGGAAGTGGCGTCATCGACATCGAGGTCACCCGCAAATCGAGCGACAGCGTGCTCTCGAAGGTGGTCCGCATGGTCAGCGAGGCGGAGACGGAGAAGTCGCCGACGCAACGCTTCACGGACCGCTTCGAGCGGATCTTCGTGCCAGCGGTGCTCGTGCTGGCGGTGCTGCTGTTGTTCGCCTGGGTGATGGTGGACGAGCCGTTCCGGGATAGCTTCTATCGCGCGATGGCCGTGCTGGTGGCGGCCAGCCCGTGCGCGCTGGCGATCGCGACGCCGAGCGCCGTGCTGTCCGGCATCGCTCGCGCGGCACGCGGCGGCGTGCTGGTGAAGGGCGGGGGACCGTTGGAGAACCTCGGCTCGCTGTCGGCCATCGCCTTCGACAAGACCGGCACGCTGACCGAGGGCAAGCCCCGGATCACCGATGTGGTCCCGGTTCGCGGCGTGGACCCCGCCGAGCTCCTCCGCGTGGCGGTAGCGGTCGAGAGCCTCAGCGATCACCCGCTGGCTCGCGCGATCGCGACCGACGGGCGCGCGCGCCTCGGCGGCGCCGACGTGCCCCCGGCCACCGACCTCGAAAACCTCATTGGCCGCGGCGTCAAAGCGCAACTCGCGGGCGAAACGGTCTACATCGGCAAGGCCGAGATGTTCGGCACGGATGGGATCGCGCCGCTGTCGGACGAGATGGCCGCCGCGATTGCCGCGCTTCGGGAGCAGGGGCGCACCAGCATGGTCGTGCGTCGCGGCCGCGACGACCTCGGCGCGATCGGCCTCATGGATACGCCCCGCGAAGCAGCCAGGGCGGCGCTCGCTCGGCTCAAGGCGATGGGCATCCGGCGGATGATCATGATCTCCGGCGACCATCAGAAGGTGGCCGAGGCCATCGCCCGGGAGGTCGGGCTGGATGAGGCCTGGGGCGATCTGATGCCACAGGACAAGGTCGAGGCGATCAAGAAGCTGAGGGCCGAACAGAAGGTGGCTATGGTCGGCGACGGCGTCAACGATGCGCCCGCCATGGCTAGCGCGACCGTGGGCGTGGTGATGGGCGCCGCCGGGTCCGACGTGGCGATGGAGACCGCCGACGTCGCACTGATGGCCGATGACCTGTCGAACCTGCCGTTCGCGGTCGGGCTCAGCCGGAAGACCCGCGCGATCATCCTGCAGAACGTGTACGTGAGCCTCGGCATCGTCGCCGTTCTCGTTCCCGCCACGATCTTCGGATTGGGCATCGGGCCCGCGGTAGCGGTGCACGAGGGCTCCACGCTGCTGGTCGTGTTCAATGCGCTGCGGTTGCTTGCCTATCGGGAGGCCGCTCGATGA
- the merP gene encoding mercury resistance system periplasmic binding protein MerP gives MKKLVALLALTVALSAPAWAATKTVTLSVPSMTCATCPITVKKALTKVEGVIEAKVTWEPKEAVVTYDDAKTTPAALTKATENAGYPSTVKK, from the coding sequence ATGAAGAAACTCGTCGCATTGCTCGCTCTGACCGTTGCCCTCAGCGCTCCCGCCTGGGCCGCCACCAAAACCGTCACGCTGTCGGTGCCGAGCATGACCTGCGCCACCTGTCCGATCACGGTCAAGAAGGCGCTGACCAAGGTCGAAGGCGTCATCGAGGCCAAGGTGACCTGGGAGCCCAAGGAGGCGGTGGTAACCTACGACGATGCCAAGACCACTCCGGCCGCGTTGACCAAAGCCACCGAGAACGCCGGCTACCCGTCTACCGTCAAGAAGTGA
- a CDS encoding efflux RND transporter periplasmic adaptor subunit, whose translation MRRPVLILSALAYALLLAGCGDKSTPAENRGGAEASEHAEGEEHAEGEAGHAEGEGEEGGGHADEVPSTTMPAQRAAANGVRSERVGQGTIADQHEVQGLLTPVEGSIAKVQARFPGPIRALRANVGDTVRAGQPLATIESNLSLTTYTVSAPISGVVLARDASVGAVATEGFALYEIANLGDLWVDLHVFGRDAQHIGPGNAVVITRMSDGETAETRIERILPSTATASQSTVARARIRNSDGMWRPGSAVRARITVDEQATAMTIPLAAVQKAGEEDVVYVVAGEKYTQRVVRLGKRDARRVEVLSGLKPGEVVVTEQSFLIKADIEKSTAEHDH comes from the coding sequence ATGAGGCGCCCCGTTCTGATCCTGTCCGCACTGGCCTATGCCCTGCTTCTGGCCGGCTGCGGCGACAAGTCGACCCCCGCGGAAAACAGGGGAGGCGCAGAGGCCAGCGAGCATGCCGAGGGCGAGGAGCATGCGGAGGGCGAGGCCGGCCACGCGGAGGGCGAGGGCGAGGAAGGCGGCGGCCACGCGGATGAAGTGCCGTCGACCACCATGCCCGCGCAGCGCGCCGCCGCCAATGGCGTCCGGTCCGAGCGGGTCGGGCAGGGGACGATCGCCGACCAGCACGAGGTGCAGGGCCTGCTGACGCCGGTCGAGGGCAGCATCGCGAAGGTGCAGGCCCGTTTCCCGGGGCCGATCCGAGCGCTGCGCGCGAACGTCGGCGATACGGTGCGTGCCGGGCAGCCGCTGGCCACGATCGAGAGCAACCTGAGCCTGACCACCTACACGGTGAGCGCGCCGATCTCGGGCGTCGTCCTCGCGCGCGACGCATCGGTGGGCGCTGTCGCCACCGAAGGCTTCGCCCTGTATGAGATCGCCAATCTCGGCGACCTGTGGGTCGACCTGCATGTCTTCGGCCGGGATGCGCAACACATCGGCCCCGGCAACGCCGTCGTCATCACGCGCATGAGCGATGGCGAGACCGCCGAGACCCGCATCGAACGCATCCTGCCCAGCACGGCCACCGCCAGCCAGAGCACGGTCGCCCGGGCACGGATCAGGAATTCGGACGGCATGTGGCGCCCGGGTTCGGCGGTACGTGCTCGCATCACGGTGGACGAACAGGCCACGGCCATGACGATCCCGCTGGCGGCCGTGCAGAAGGCCGGCGAGGAAGACGTGGTCTATGTCGTGGCGGGCGAGAAATACACGCAGCGGGTCGTGCGGCTGGGCAAACGCGACGCACGCCGCGTCGAGGTGCTTTCGGGCCTCAAGCCGGGCGAGGTCGTCGTGACCGAGCAGAGCTTCCTCATCAAGGCGGACATCGAGAAGTCGACCGCCGAACATGACCACTGA
- a CDS encoding CusA/CzcA family heavy metal efflux RND transporter → MLEKIIRFAIAHRWLMLVLTLALVGVGVWSFTKLPIDATPDITNVQVQINTEAPGYSPLEAEQRVTFPIETAVAGLPGLDYTRSISRYGLSQVTVVFKDGTDIFFARQQVSERLQQARSQLPPGLEPMMGPIATGMGEIFMYTVKAEPGARKKDGSPYTATDLRTLQDWVIRPQLRNVPGVTEVNTIGGYERQIHITPDPAVLVSLDFTLEDIVTALAANNQNVGAGYIERNGQQLLVRVPGQVDDLEAIRNIVLDRREGVPIRVRDVAAVGEGKELRTGAATENGEEVVVGTVVMLVGANSRDVSQAAGAKLAAANASLPKGVRAEPVYDRTSLVDRTIKTVAKNLVEGALLVIVVLFLLLGNIRAALITAAVIPLAMLFTLTGMVRGGVSGNLMSLGALDFGLIVDGAVIIIENCLKRFGELQQRLGRTMTDEERFDATASATAEVIRPSLFGVGIITAVYFPIFALSGIEGKMFHPMAITVVLALTGAILLSLTFVPAAIALFLGGRVAEHENKVMAWFSRRYAPLLSWTLRHRWPVIGSALGLVVLTGLLTTRLGSEFIPNLDEGDLTVQALRIPGTSLTQSLEMQEKLEKALAKVPEVKRVFGKIGTAEVASDPMPPSIADTFVMLKDRDDWPDPGKPKDQLVAEIQELLETIPGNNYEVTQPIQMRTNELISGVRADVAIKIYGDNLDQLVRTAAQVQQVMSQVEGASDVKTEQVTGLPLLTVEPDRQALANYGLNPSDVQDTVATAIGGEEAGQLFEGDRRFDLVVRLPEEMRQDPAALGDLPIALGGGGSQADESGREATWRGGEARTVPLREVARVESQLGPNQINRENGKRRIVVTANVRGRDLGSFVQDLQSAVNAKVRLPEGYWIDYGGTFEQLVSASRRLAVVVPVTLVVIFGLLFMAFGSAKDASIVFSGVPLALTGGVIALWLRGIPLSISAGVGFIALSGVAVLNGLVMIAFIKNLREQGIALDKAVFEGALGRLRPVLMTALVASLGFVPMALNVGAGSEVQRPLATVVIGGIVSSTLLTLLVLPVLYRWLHKDSDEPLEPPHPELTHRAA, encoded by the coding sequence ATGCTCGAGAAAATCATTCGATTCGCGATCGCGCATCGGTGGCTGATGCTGGTTCTCACCCTGGCGCTCGTGGGCGTCGGCGTGTGGAGCTTCACCAAGCTGCCGATCGATGCGACCCCCGACATCACCAACGTCCAGGTCCAAATCAACACGGAGGCACCGGGCTATTCGCCGCTCGAGGCCGAGCAGCGCGTCACCTTCCCGATCGAGACGGCGGTCGCCGGGCTCCCGGGCCTGGACTACACCCGCTCGATTTCGCGCTACGGGCTCTCGCAGGTGACCGTCGTGTTCAAGGATGGGACCGACATCTTCTTCGCGCGCCAGCAGGTGTCCGAGCGCCTGCAGCAGGCCCGGTCGCAACTGCCGCCCGGGCTGGAACCGATGATGGGCCCGATTGCCACCGGCATGGGCGAGATCTTCATGTACACGGTGAAAGCCGAGCCCGGCGCCCGCAAGAAGGATGGCTCACCCTATACGGCGACTGATCTTCGCACCCTGCAGGACTGGGTGATCCGCCCGCAGCTTCGCAACGTGCCGGGCGTGACCGAGGTCAACACCATCGGCGGCTACGAGCGGCAGATCCACATCACGCCGGATCCTGCCGTGCTGGTGTCGCTGGACTTCACGCTCGAGGACATCGTCACCGCGTTGGCCGCCAACAACCAGAACGTCGGCGCCGGGTACATCGAACGCAACGGTCAGCAGTTGCTCGTCCGTGTCCCTGGCCAAGTCGATGACCTCGAGGCGATCCGCAACATCGTGCTGGACCGGCGCGAGGGCGTACCGATCCGCGTGCGCGACGTCGCGGCCGTCGGCGAAGGCAAGGAGCTGCGCACCGGTGCGGCGACCGAGAACGGCGAGGAGGTCGTCGTCGGCACCGTAGTGATGCTCGTGGGGGCCAACAGCCGGGACGTCTCGCAGGCCGCGGGCGCGAAGCTCGCGGCTGCCAATGCCAGCCTCCCCAAGGGGGTGCGCGCCGAGCCCGTGTACGACCGGACCTCGCTCGTCGATCGCACGATCAAGACCGTCGCCAAGAACCTGGTCGAGGGCGCGCTGCTGGTGATCGTGGTGCTGTTCCTGCTGCTCGGCAACATCCGGGCTGCGCTCATCACCGCGGCGGTCATTCCTCTGGCGATGCTGTTCACCCTGACCGGTATGGTGCGTGGCGGAGTATCGGGCAACCTCATGAGCCTGGGCGCGCTCGACTTCGGCCTGATCGTCGACGGCGCGGTCATCATCATCGAGAACTGCCTCAAGCGCTTCGGCGAACTCCAGCAGCGCCTGGGCCGGACCATGACCGACGAGGAGCGCTTCGATGCGACGGCATCGGCCACCGCCGAGGTGATCCGCCCCAGCCTGTTCGGCGTGGGCATCATCACGGCCGTGTATTTCCCGATCTTCGCCCTCTCCGGAATCGAGGGGAAGATGTTCCATCCCATGGCCATCACGGTCGTCCTTGCACTGACCGGCGCGATCCTCCTCTCCCTCACCTTCGTGCCGGCGGCGATCGCGCTGTTCCTGGGCGGCCGCGTGGCGGAACACGAGAACAAGGTGATGGCCTGGTTCTCGCGGCGCTACGCGCCGCTGCTGTCCTGGACCCTGCGGCACCGGTGGCCGGTGATCGGCTCGGCGCTCGGGCTGGTCGTCCTGACCGGCCTGCTCACCACGCGCCTGGGCTCGGAGTTCATTCCCAATCTGGACGAGGGGGACCTGACGGTCCAGGCGCTGCGCATTCCGGGCACGAGCCTGACGCAGTCGCTCGAGATGCAGGAAAAGCTGGAGAAGGCCTTGGCGAAGGTGCCGGAGGTCAAGCGTGTATTCGGCAAGATCGGCACGGCCGAAGTGGCCAGCGACCCGATGCCTCCCTCGATCGCCGATACCTTCGTGATGCTCAAGGATCGCGACGACTGGCCTGATCCGGGCAAGCCCAAGGACCAGCTTGTCGCCGAGATCCAGGAGCTGCTGGAGACCATACCGGGCAACAACTACGAGGTGACGCAACCCATCCAGATGCGCACGAACGAGCTCATCTCGGGCGTTCGCGCGGACGTCGCAATCAAGATCTACGGCGACAACCTCGACCAGCTCGTGCGCACGGCCGCGCAGGTGCAACAGGTGATGAGCCAGGTCGAGGGGGCGTCCGACGTCAAGACGGAGCAGGTGACCGGGCTGCCGCTGCTCACGGTCGAGCCGGACCGGCAGGCGCTGGCCAACTACGGCCTCAACCCGTCCGACGTGCAGGACACCGTCGCCACCGCGATCGGCGGCGAGGAGGCGGGCCAGCTGTTCGAGGGCGACCGCCGGTTCGACCTGGTGGTTCGTCTGCCGGAGGAGATGCGCCAGGATCCGGCCGCCCTGGGCGATCTGCCCATCGCGCTCGGGGGTGGCGGCAGTCAGGCCGACGAATCGGGACGAGAGGCCACATGGCGCGGCGGCGAAGCGCGCACCGTCCCGTTGCGCGAGGTCGCGCGCGTGGAGTCGCAGCTCGGGCCGAACCAGATCAATCGCGAGAACGGCAAGCGGCGGATCGTGGTGACCGCGAACGTGCGGGGCCGCGACCTGGGTAGCTTCGTCCAGGACCTGCAATCGGCGGTCAACGCCAAGGTCCGACTGCCGGAAGGCTACTGGATCGACTACGGCGGCACGTTCGAACAGCTGGTCTCCGCAAGCCGCCGTCTGGCGGTCGTCGTGCCCGTTACGCTGGTCGTGATCTTCGGCCTGCTGTTCATGGCCTTCGGTTCGGCGAAGGATGCGTCGATCGTGTTCAGCGGCGTACCACTGGCCCTGACCGGCGGCGTGATCGCGCTCTGGCTACGCGGCATTCCGCTGTCGATCTCTGCCGGCGTCGGCTTCATCGCGCTTTCGGGTGTCGCGGTGCTCAACGGCTTGGTGATGATCGCCTTCATCAAGAACCTCCGCGAACAGGGCATTGCGCTCGACAAAGCCGTCTTCGAGGGCGCCCTCGGACGCCTGCGCCCGGTGCTCATGACTGCACTGGTCGCCTCGCTCGGGTTCGTGCCCATGGCCTTGAACGTGGGCGCGGGGTCCGAGGTCCAGCGGCCACTCGCGACCGTGGTCATCGGCGGAATCGTGTCGTCGACCCTGCTGACGCTGCTCGTGCTGCCCGTGCTGTACCGGTGGCTCCACAAGGACAGCGACGAGCCGCTGGAGCCGCCGCACCCCGAGTTGACCCATCGTGCCGCCTGA
- the merT gene encoding mercuric ion transporter MerT, producing MADPSNGRGALAAGGLAAILASTCCLGPLVLITLGFSGAWIGNLTALEPYRPIFIGVALVALFFAWRRIFRPARACAPDDACAVPQVRTAYKVIFWIVTALVLIALVFPYLMPLFY from the coding sequence ATGGCAGACCCCAGCAACGGCCGCGGTGCACTGGCCGCCGGTGGCCTCGCCGCCATCCTCGCCTCGACCTGCTGCCTCGGTCCGCTGGTGCTGATCACGCTGGGTTTCTCCGGCGCCTGGATCGGCAACTTGACCGCGCTGGAACCGTACCGGCCGATCTTCATTGGCGTGGCGCTCGTGGCGCTGTTCTTCGCGTGGCGTCGCATCTTCCGGCCGGCTCGCGCCTGCGCGCCGGACGACGCATGCGCCGTGCCCCAGGTGCGGACGGCCTACAAGGTGATCTTCTGGATCGTCACCGCCCTGGTGCTGATCGCGCTCGTGTTCCCCTACCTCATGCCCCTGTTCTACTGA
- the merR gene encoding Hg(II)-responsive transcriptional regulator, protein MVNDPQTLTIGAFAKAAGVNVETIRFYQRKGLLPEPGRPVGSIRRYGSADVARVRFVKSAQRLGFNLDEVGQLLQLEDGTHCSEAAELAALQLTDVRTKMADLTRIEAVLSRLVNECHAQRGTVSCPLIDSLHGS, encoded by the coding sequence ATGGTGAACGATCCGCAAACACTGACCATCGGGGCTTTCGCCAAGGCCGCTGGGGTCAACGTGGAGACCATCCGGTTCTATCAGCGCAAGGGGTTATTGCCAGAACCAGGTCGGCCCGTCGGCAGTATTCGCCGCTACGGATCGGCGGACGTGGCGCGGGTGCGTTTCGTGAAATCCGCCCAGCGGCTGGGGTTCAACCTGGACGAAGTCGGCCAACTCCTACAGCTTGAGGACGGCACTCACTGCAGCGAAGCCGCCGAGCTGGCTGCGCTCCAGCTCACCGACGTGCGCACCAAGATGGCGGACCTGACGCGAATCGAAGCGGTGCTGTCACGGTTGGTCAACGAGTGCCATGCGCAGCGAGGCACTGTGTCGTGCCCGCTGATCGATTCTCTGCACGGGAGCTAG
- a CDS encoding IS3 family transposase (programmed frameshift), translated as MKKSKFSETQIVAILKQGDIGVPIKDLCRQAGISTATYYQWKSKYGGMEASDLRRVKDLEAENAKLKRMYAEQALDIAAMKELIGKKTVGPAQKREAVRFLVETQGRPLRRSCDCVGLSRSAWYAPPLDWTVRDAELIAALAKLVEERPSRGFGKCCQRLAKSHPHWNDKRIYRVYCAMKLNLRRAASRRLPKRECVPLYVPEHPDIVWSADFMLDALACGRSFRTFNIIDDFNREIVHIEVDTSITSQRLVRIFEQIRQERPLPQVLRTDNGPEFLGEAFTAWAKANGMAIQYIQPGKPNQNAYIERFNRTYREDVLDRYLFARLDDVREATWRFLIDYNEHREHDALNGMTPIEYRNQPARRSTFEMSA; from the exons ATGAAGAAGTCGAAGTTCAGCGAGACCCAGATCGTCGCCATCCTCAAGCAGGGCGACATCGGCGTTCCGATCAAGGATCTGTGTCGACAGGCCGGGATCAGCACCGCCACCTACTACCAATGGAAGTCGAAGTACGGCGGCATGGAGGCGTCGGACCTGAGGCGGGTCAAGGATCTGGAAGCCGAGAACGCCAAGCTCAAGCGGATGTACGCAGAGCAGGCACTGGACATTGCCGCGATGAAGGAGTTGATCG GCAAAAAAACTGTAGGGCCGGCGCAGAAGCGCGAGGCGGTGCGGTTCCTGGTGGAGACGCAGGGCCGCCCGCTCCGCCGGTCCTGCGACTGTGTCGGCCTGTCGCGCTCGGCCTGGTATGCGCCGCCGTTGGACTGGACGGTGCGGGATGCCGAACTGATTGCCGCACTGGCGAAGCTGGTGGAGGAACGCCCCAGTCGTGGGTTCGGGAAGTGCTGCCAGCGCTTGGCGAAGAGCCATCCGCACTGGAACGACAAGCGGATCTACCGGGTGTACTGCGCCATGAAGCTCAACTTGCGCCGTGCCGCCAGCCGTCGCCTGCCCAAGCGCGAGTGCGTACCGCTGTACGTGCCCGAGCACCCCGACATCGTGTGGTCCGCCGACTTCATGCTCGATGCGCTGGCCTGTGGCCGCAGCTTCCGCACCTTCAACATCATCGACGACTTCAATCGGGAGATCGTGCATATCGAAGTCGACACCTCGATCACTTCGCAGCGGTTGGTGCGGATCTTCGAGCAGATCCGCCAGGAACGGCCGCTCCCGCAGGTGCTGCGTACCGACAACGGACCGGAGTTCCTGGGGGAAGCCTTCACCGCATGGGCCAAGGCCAACGGCATGGCGATCCAGTACATCCAGCCCGGCAAACCCAACCAGAACGCCTACATCGAGCGCTTCAACCGCACCTACCGCGAGGATGTGCTCGACCGCTACCTGTTCGCCCGACTGGACGATGTCCGCGAAGCCACGTGGCGCTTCCTCATCGACTACAACGAGCACCGGGAGCACGACGCACTCAACGGCATGACGCCCATCGAGTACCGCAACCAACCCGCCAGACGTTCTACTTTTGAAATGTCCGCTTGA
- a CDS encoding TolC family protein, translating to MLFTHSASAADRLTLDDAFARVGQAHPDLRLAGGQRNVLNAELDRASFRPPLVVGASAENVLGTGEASGLSGAELTLTLASVLERGGKLDARRALVQSRIDSLAIQREAKRLDLLAEVARRYLAVVSAQKQREIADLDIAQRRRTVAGARERLNAGASPESVVLTAEAMLARAELERARAVQREAGARQHLAALWGERDPNFQVVATNPMALPKVSGFDELTTWLARTPEIAQFAGEQRIREARLQLARTQATPDIDWQVGVRRLQATDDFGFVASASMPLGARTRAQPEIRVAEAELALLEIERESRNISLYSTLADAHARYLSAQLEVRRLASDVIPKLGRAEAAAERAYRAGAISYLEWAQLQSERTNARKQQLEAALEAQRALIEIQRLTGQPFVAAPAERVSGETP from the coding sequence ATGCTGTTCACCCATTCTGCATCCGCTGCCGACCGTTTGACCCTTGACGACGCGTTTGCGCGCGTCGGGCAGGCACACCCTGATTTGCGACTGGCCGGCGGCCAGCGCAACGTATTGAATGCGGAACTCGACCGGGCGAGCTTCAGGCCGCCGCTCGTGGTCGGCGCATCGGCCGAGAACGTGCTCGGGACCGGCGAGGCGAGCGGCCTGTCGGGCGCGGAGCTGACCCTCACTCTCGCATCCGTCCTTGAACGCGGCGGCAAGCTCGACGCCCGCCGCGCGCTGGTGCAGTCGCGGATCGACTCGCTGGCGATCCAGCGGGAGGCCAAGCGGCTCGACCTCCTGGCGGAAGTGGCGAGGCGCTACCTCGCCGTCGTTTCGGCGCAAAAGCAGCGCGAAATCGCCGACCTTGACATCGCGCAGCGCCGCCGAACCGTCGCAGGTGCCCGGGAGCGGCTGAATGCCGGCGCCTCACCCGAATCGGTCGTACTTACCGCCGAGGCCATGCTCGCCCGCGCCGAGCTGGAACGGGCCCGCGCCGTGCAGCGCGAGGCCGGCGCGCGGCAGCATCTGGCCGCCCTGTGGGGCGAGCGCGACCCGAATTTTCAAGTGGTCGCGACCAATCCCATGGCGCTGCCGAAGGTGTCGGGCTTCGACGAGTTGACGACATGGCTCGCCCGCACGCCCGAGATCGCCCAATTCGCCGGCGAACAGCGCATCCGCGAAGCGCGGCTGCAGCTGGCTCGCACGCAGGCGACCCCGGACATTGACTGGCAGGTCGGCGTGCGCCGGCTCCAGGCGACGGACGACTTCGGCTTCGTGGCCAGCGCCTCCATGCCTCTGGGGGCACGCACCCGCGCGCAGCCCGAAATCCGGGTGGCGGAGGCCGAGCTCGCGCTGCTCGAGATCGAGCGCGAGAGCCGCAACATCTCACTGTATTCGACGCTCGCCGACGCGCATGCGCGCTACCTGTCCGCGCAGCTCGAGGTGCGCCGGCTGGCCAGCGACGTCATCCCCAAGCTCGGTCGCGCCGAGGCGGCTGCCGAGCGGGCATACCGCGCGGGCGCCATCAGCTATCTCGAATGGGCGCAGTTGCAGTCCGAACGCACCAATGCCCGCAAGCAACAACTCGAAGCCGCGCTGGAAGCCCAGCGCGCCCTGATCGAAATCCAGCGCCTGACCGGCCAGCCCTTCGTGGCGGCCCCCGCAGAGCGCGTATCCGGAGAGACCCCATGA